Proteins from a genomic interval of Mycolicibacterium grossiae:
- a CDS encoding nitroreductase/quinone reductase family protein, producing the protein MNKLMMAVMKTGLMKDGPVVLTVPGRTSGKPRSTPITPMTVDGRRYVVSGFPGADWERNARAAETATLTQGRRSETVRMVELSADEARPLLREFPTLVPTGVSFMQRSGLVTDGTPDEFEALAGRCAVFRFDPVTGAGRS; encoded by the coding sequence ATGAACAAGCTGATGATGGCCGTCATGAAGACCGGCCTGATGAAGGACGGGCCGGTGGTGCTCACCGTGCCGGGGCGCACGTCGGGCAAGCCGCGGTCGACGCCGATCACGCCCATGACGGTCGACGGCCGGCGCTACGTCGTCTCCGGCTTCCCCGGAGCCGACTGGGAGCGCAACGCCCGCGCCGCGGAGACCGCGACGCTCACCCAGGGCAGGCGCTCGGAAACCGTCCGGATGGTCGAACTGTCCGCCGACGAGGCACGTCCGCTGCTGCGTGAGTTCCCGACGCTGGTCCCCACCGGGGTGAGTTTCATGCAGCGGTCGGGGCTGGTGACAGACGGAACGCCCGACGAGTTCGAGGCACTCGCCGGGCGTTGCGCGGTGTTCCGGTTCGACCCCGTTACAGGTGCGGGGCGTTCTTGA
- a CDS encoding CynX/NimT family MFS transporter: MPVVAGGALLAVAVVLTAVNLRPAVTSVAPVLGDMRADLATSATWAGLLTTLPALCFAAAGLTAPWLAQRIGLGRTISAAMVALAVGLGLRVTGGPSLLIGATLIACAGIALVNVLIPVVIKGSFPARVGLMTGIYTAALQGGGALGSAVTPGLEEPLGGWRAALAAWAVVAILALAVWLPASRRHRSAWAAHTRPSGARRSLLRSPLAWTVTLFFGTQAFMAYIVMGWLPQVFIDHGVEKLHAGILVGLASLVGVPVSLVISPLAARSAHQTWWIVGLGATGLIGAVGLMLAPAAQPVLWSILIGVGMSAFSMALAVIALRARNADDTAQLSGMAQGLGYLIAGTGPFLFGLLHDVSHGWTVPWVMFLAVYAVQIAAGALAGRARYV; the protein is encoded by the coding sequence ATGCCGGTGGTGGCGGGCGGGGCCCTGCTCGCGGTGGCCGTCGTCCTCACCGCGGTCAACCTGCGGCCCGCGGTCACCAGCGTCGCGCCGGTTCTCGGTGACATGCGCGCCGACCTCGCGACGTCGGCCACCTGGGCGGGCCTGCTCACCACGCTGCCCGCGCTGTGCTTCGCCGCCGCGGGGTTGACGGCGCCGTGGCTGGCGCAGCGCATCGGGCTCGGCCGCACCATCTCCGCGGCCATGGTCGCCCTCGCCGTCGGGCTGGGCCTGCGCGTCACCGGCGGCCCGTCGCTGCTGATCGGCGCGACCCTGATCGCCTGCGCGGGCATCGCCCTGGTCAACGTACTCATCCCGGTCGTCATCAAGGGCTCGTTCCCGGCCCGCGTCGGACTGATGACGGGCATCTACACCGCCGCACTGCAGGGCGGCGGCGCGCTGGGATCGGCCGTCACGCCGGGCCTCGAGGAGCCGCTCGGTGGCTGGCGCGCCGCGCTCGCCGCGTGGGCCGTCGTCGCCATCCTCGCGCTGGCCGTCTGGCTGCCCGCGTCCCGGCGGCACCGCAGCGCGTGGGCCGCGCACACCCGCCCGTCCGGCGCCCGCCGCTCGCTGCTGCGCAGCCCGCTCGCCTGGACCGTGACGCTGTTCTTCGGCACGCAGGCGTTCATGGCCTACATCGTCATGGGCTGGCTGCCACAGGTGTTCATCGACCACGGCGTCGAGAAGCTGCACGCCGGCATCCTCGTCGGGCTGGCGTCGCTGGTCGGCGTGCCGGTGTCGCTCGTCATCTCGCCGCTGGCCGCCCGCAGCGCGCACCAGACGTGGTGGATCGTCGGGCTCGGCGCCACCGGCCTGATCGGCGCCGTGGGCCTGATGCTCGCGCCCGCCGCGCAGCCCGTGCTGTGGAGCATCCTGATCGGCGTCGGCATGAGCGCGTTCTCGATGGCGCTCGCCGTGATCGCGCTGCGCGCCCGCAACGCCGACGACACCGCGCAGCTCTCCGGCATGGCGCAGGGTCTCGGCTACCTCATCGCGGGCACCGGCCCGTTCCTGTTCGGCCTGCTGCACGACGTCTCGCACGGGTGGACGGTGCCGTGGGTGATGTTCCTGGCGGTCTACGCCGTGCAGATCGCCGCCGGTGCGCTCGCCGGACGCGCCCGCTACGTGTAG
- a CDS encoding 1,4-dihydroxy-2-naphthoyl-CoA synthase — protein sequence MSDFSGNPFDPTVWEPVPRFELTDITYHRHVVDGVAQPTVRVAFDRPEVRNAFRPHTVDELYRVLDHARMSSDVGVVLLTGNGPSPKDGGWAFCSGGDQRIRGRTGYQYASGETAETVDPAQAGRLHILEVQRLIRFMPKPVICLVNGWAAGGGHSLHAVCDLTLASREHARFKQTDADVGSFDGGYGSAYLARQTGQKFAREIFFLGRPYTAEQMYAMGAVNEVVDHADLEDVALQWASEINGKSPQAIRMLKYAFNLLDDGLVGQQLFAGEATRLAYMTDEAVEGRDAFLQKRDPDWSDFPRYF from the coding sequence GTGAGCGATTTCTCGGGTAATCCGTTCGATCCGACCGTGTGGGAGCCCGTGCCCCGCTTCGAGCTGACCGACATCACCTACCACCGGCACGTCGTCGACGGCGTCGCGCAGCCGACCGTGCGGGTGGCCTTCGACCGGCCCGAGGTGCGCAACGCGTTCCGGCCACACACCGTCGACGAGCTGTACCGCGTGCTCGACCACGCCCGGATGTCGAGCGACGTCGGCGTCGTCCTGCTGACCGGCAACGGCCCGTCCCCGAAGGACGGCGGCTGGGCGTTCTGCTCCGGCGGCGATCAGCGGATCCGCGGTCGCACCGGGTACCAGTACGCGTCCGGCGAGACCGCCGAGACGGTGGACCCCGCCCAGGCCGGCCGGCTGCACATCCTCGAGGTGCAGCGGCTCATCCGGTTCATGCCGAAGCCGGTGATCTGTCTAGTGAACGGGTGGGCGGCCGGCGGCGGGCACTCCCTGCACGCGGTGTGCGACCTGACGCTGGCGTCGCGCGAGCACGCCCGGTTCAAGCAGACCGACGCCGACGTCGGCAGCTTCGACGGCGGCTATGGCAGCGCGTACCTGGCGCGGCAGACCGGGCAGAAGTTCGCCCGCGAGATCTTCTTTCTGGGCCGGCCCTACACCGCCGAGCAGATGTACGCGATGGGCGCGGTCAACGAGGTCGTCGACCACGCCGACCTGGAAGACGTTGCGTTGCAATGGGCCTCGGAGATCAACGGCAAGTCGCCGCAGGCGATCCGCATGCTCAAGTACGCCTTCAACCTGCTCGACGACGGCCTGGTCGGCCAGCAGCTGTTCGCCGGTGAGGCCACCCGGCTGGCCTACATGACCGACGAGGCCGTCGAGGGCCGCGACGCCTTCCTGCAGAAGCGCGACCCCGACTGGTCCGACTTCCCCCGCTACTTTTAG
- a CDS encoding GNAT family N-acetyltransferase: MPGRTFTAVYLDVGDVVLRKARESDREAIIAHAIDPDVRAHLGGPQPRHAVEHDLDAAGVGAVTDAPGAFVLADKATDTLVGTMSLTRRGMHHPGHVAPGGEELELSYTLDRDRWGRGLAFRAAHAVLRAAAAELPDEPVIVVTDSRNTRSLRLARRLGFVPATTFVEYGAEQTLAVAHLRQFAERP; encoded by the coding sequence GTGCCAGGACGGACGTTCACCGCGGTGTACCTCGACGTCGGTGACGTCGTGCTGCGCAAGGCCCGCGAGTCCGACCGGGAGGCGATCATCGCCCACGCGATCGACCCGGACGTGCGGGCGCACCTCGGCGGGCCGCAGCCCCGGCATGCCGTCGAACACGACCTCGACGCCGCCGGCGTGGGTGCGGTGACCGACGCCCCTGGCGCGTTCGTGCTGGCCGATAAGGCCACCGACACGCTCGTCGGGACCATGTCGCTGACGCGGCGCGGCATGCACCACCCCGGCCACGTCGCTCCCGGCGGCGAGGAACTCGAGCTGTCGTACACACTCGACCGCGACCGGTGGGGCCGCGGCCTGGCGTTCCGCGCCGCGCACGCCGTGCTCCGGGCCGCGGCCGCCGAACTACCGGACGAGCCGGTCATCGTGGTCACCGACAGCCGCAACACCCGGTCGCTGCGGCTGGCCCGGCGGTTGGGCTTCGTCCCGGCGACGACGTTCGTTGAGTACGGCGCCGAGCAGACGCTGGCGGTGGCCCATCTGCGCCAGTTCGCCGAGCGGCCCTAA
- a CDS encoding HAD family hydrolase, which yields MTTTRAVLFDFSGTLFRLEEDDSWFTGITVDEQEIDGHVQAELMRRLTAPTGRSVEMNDEQYRNWVNRDLEPHLHREAYLHVLRSSGIADDHARSLYTRLVDPASWTPYPDTAQVLTSLRHSGIRVAVVSNIAFDLRPAFRDLGVAECVTEFVLSFEVGAVKPTPEIFTIALDRLGVDASETLMVGDSEEADGGAEAVGCRFALVDPLPTDRRPDGLIRALAAAGVEI from the coding sequence ATGACGACCACCCGCGCGGTGCTGTTCGACTTCTCGGGAACGCTGTTCCGGCTCGAGGAGGACGACAGCTGGTTCACCGGCATCACCGTCGATGAGCAGGAGATCGACGGGCACGTGCAGGCCGAACTGATGCGCCGGCTCACCGCCCCCACCGGGCGTTCGGTGGAGATGAACGACGAGCAGTACCGCAACTGGGTGAACCGCGACCTGGAACCGCACCTGCACCGCGAGGCCTACCTGCACGTCCTGCGGTCCTCCGGAATCGCGGACGACCACGCGCGCTCGCTGTACACCCGGCTCGTCGACCCGGCGAGCTGGACGCCCTACCCCGACACCGCCCAGGTGTTGACGTCGTTGCGGCACAGTGGCATTCGCGTGGCAGTGGTGTCGAACATCGCGTTCGACCTCCGGCCCGCGTTCCGCGATCTCGGCGTCGCCGAGTGCGTGACGGAGTTCGTGCTGAGCTTCGAGGTGGGCGCGGTCAAGCCGACGCCGGAGATCTTCACCATCGCCCTGGACCGGCTCGGCGTCGACGCGTCCGAGACGCTGATGGTCGGCGACAGCGAGGAGGCCGACGGCGGCGCCGAGGCCGTGGGTTGCCGCTTCGCCCTTGTCGATCCGCTGCCCACCGACCGCCGTCCCGACGGCCTGATCCGCGCCCTGGCCGCGGCCGGCGTCGAGATCTAG
- a CDS encoding DUF3253 domain-containing protein, which translates to MDGVSDLRTTILELARARGPAKTICPSDAARAIGGDGWRDLMDDARETARDLARLGEVEITQRGDVLDPDAPWRGPIRIRIARADPGD; encoded by the coding sequence ATGGACGGGGTGAGCGACCTGCGGACGACGATCCTCGAGCTGGCCCGCGCCCGCGGCCCGGCCAAGACGATCTGCCCGTCCGACGCCGCCCGCGCCATCGGCGGCGACGGCTGGCGCGACCTGATGGACGACGCCCGCGAGACCGCCCGCGACCTCGCCCGCCTCGGCGAGGTCGAGATCACCCAGCGCGGCGACGTCCTCGACCCCGACGCCCCCTGGCGCGGCCCCATCCGGATCCGGATCGCCCGCGCCGATCCCGGCGACTAG
- a CDS encoding RNA polymerase sigma factor, whose product MEAARIVATLTRLVGDVGLAEDLAADALLDALEQWPSTGVPRNAGAWLTTVAKRKAIDHWRRAERLDAKYAALAHELETSHVDAWDPDRIDDDVLRLIFTAAHPVLSRENQIALTLRVVGGLTTEEIASAFLVPKATVAQRIVRAKKALGDARVPFEVPGPEEYPSRLAAVLAVVYLIYNEGYSASSGQRWIRDELCTEALRLGRALAALLPEQAEVHGLVALMEFQSSRFAARARADGTPILLEDQDRSAWDRAQIGRGVASLRRASDVLARNGSGWGPYGLQAALAECHAVAPTAADTDWVRIVTLYDALLRIAPSPVVELNRAVAVAMRSGPEAGLALLDRIDGLDGSYLLPSVRGELLARAGRHRDAATEFDAAAALAANDAERKTLQDKAVRARSQTLPTTERMP is encoded by the coding sequence ATGGAGGCCGCCCGGATCGTCGCGACGCTCACCCGCCTCGTCGGTGACGTCGGGCTCGCCGAGGACCTCGCCGCCGACGCCCTACTCGACGCACTCGAACAGTGGCCCTCGACGGGCGTGCCGCGCAACGCCGGCGCGTGGCTGACCACCGTCGCCAAGCGCAAGGCGATCGACCACTGGCGCCGCGCCGAACGCCTCGACGCCAAGTACGCCGCCCTGGCCCACGAGCTGGAGACCTCGCACGTCGACGCGTGGGATCCCGACCGCATCGACGACGACGTGCTGCGGCTGATCTTCACCGCGGCGCATCCCGTGCTGAGCCGGGAGAACCAGATCGCACTGACGCTGCGCGTCGTCGGCGGGCTCACCACCGAGGAGATCGCCTCGGCGTTCCTGGTGCCGAAGGCGACCGTGGCACAACGCATCGTGCGGGCCAAGAAGGCACTCGGCGACGCCCGCGTGCCGTTCGAGGTACCCGGGCCCGAGGAGTACCCGTCGCGCCTCGCCGCCGTGCTGGCGGTCGTCTACCTGATCTACAACGAAGGCTATTCCGCGTCCTCGGGCCAGCGGTGGATCCGGGACGAACTGTGCACCGAGGCACTGCGGCTGGGCCGCGCGCTCGCGGCGCTGCTCCCCGAGCAGGCCGAGGTGCACGGCCTGGTGGCGCTGATGGAGTTCCAGTCATCGCGGTTCGCAGCGCGCGCCCGGGCCGACGGCACGCCGATCCTGCTGGAGGACCAGGACCGTTCGGCGTGGGACCGCGCGCAGATCGGCCGCGGCGTCGCGTCGCTGCGACGAGCCTCGGACGTGTTGGCGCGCAACGGGTCCGGCTGGGGTCCGTACGGCCTGCAGGCTGCGCTCGCCGAATGCCACGCCGTCGCGCCCACGGCCGCCGACACCGACTGGGTGCGCATCGTGACGCTGTACGACGCGTTGCTGCGCATTGCGCCGTCCCCGGTGGTCGAACTCAACCGGGCGGTCGCCGTCGCCATGCGCTCGGGACCGGAGGCGGGCCTCGCGCTGCTCGACCGGATCGACGGGCTCGACGGCTCGTACCTGCTGCCCAGCGTGCGCGGTGAGCTGCTGGCACGCGCGGGACGCCACCGCGACGCGGCGACGGAGTTCGACGCCGCGGCCGCGCTGGCCGCCAACGATGCGGAGCGCAAGACACTGCAGGACAAGGCGGTACGGGCGCGGTCGCAGACCCTGCCCACGACGGAGAGGATGCCATGA
- a CDS encoding amidohydrolase, which yields MPADLVVYGTILTVDDARPTAEALAAVDGRIVAVGSRSEVAGHVGPDTEVLDVADGCVLPGFVEAHGHPLMEAMVLSDRIVDIRPVTMRAATDVLRAIGSEVAARGGDGAYLNGWDPLLQEGLPTPTLAWLDAQAPDTPLVIVHNSGHKAFFNSAAARARGLTRDTPDPKGARFGRDAAGDLDGTAEESSAVFALLGGAIDTAGYPGMLLAECARLNRAGLTTCSEMAFDPMFQPALDALRDRLTVRLRTYEMSTPAMATRATLANGDDVVKQVGIKIWVDGSPWIGNVDLTFPYLDTDAVRAIGVTPGSCGHANYTREQLTEIVHAYYPLGWQMACHVQGDRGVDTILDVYADALERWPRADHRLRLEHVGAITDAQLRRAHDLGVTCSIFVDQIHYWGDVLVDGLFGPERGSRWMPAGSAVATGMRISLHNDPPVTPEEPLRNIAVASTRTAPSGRVLAPEERLTVEQAIRAQTLDAAWQLFADDVIGSLEVGKYADLVVLSADPRAVAPEDVADLEVRATYLAGRRVYAKAG from the coding sequence GTGCCCGCTGACCTGGTCGTCTACGGAACCATCCTGACCGTCGACGACGCCAGGCCGACGGCCGAGGCGCTCGCCGCGGTCGACGGGCGCATCGTCGCGGTGGGGTCGCGCTCCGAGGTCGCCGGCCACGTCGGGCCGGACACGGAGGTCCTCGACGTCGCCGACGGGTGCGTGCTGCCCGGCTTCGTCGAGGCGCACGGCCATCCGCTCATGGAGGCGATGGTGCTGTCCGACCGGATCGTCGACATCCGCCCCGTCACGATGCGCGCCGCCACGGACGTGCTGCGGGCGATCGGCAGCGAGGTGGCCGCGCGCGGTGGTGACGGCGCCTACCTCAACGGCTGGGATCCGCTGCTGCAGGAGGGCCTGCCGACGCCGACACTGGCGTGGCTCGACGCCCAGGCGCCCGACACCCCGCTGGTGATCGTCCACAACTCCGGACACAAGGCGTTCTTCAACTCCGCTGCCGCGCGTGCCCGGGGGCTGACGCGCGACACCCCCGATCCGAAGGGGGCGCGCTTCGGTCGCGACGCCGCCGGGGACCTGGACGGCACGGCCGAGGAGTCCAGCGCGGTGTTCGCCCTGCTCGGCGGAGCGATCGACACGGCCGGCTATCCGGGGATGCTGCTGGCCGAGTGCGCCCGGCTGAATCGTGCCGGGCTGACGACGTGCTCGGAGATGGCCTTCGACCCGATGTTCCAGCCGGCCCTCGACGCGCTGCGCGACCGTCTGACGGTGCGGTTGCGCACCTACGAGATGTCGACGCCGGCCATGGCGACCCGGGCGACGCTCGCCAACGGCGACGACGTGGTCAAGCAGGTCGGCATCAAGATCTGGGTCGACGGGTCGCCGTGGATCGGCAACGTCGACCTCACGTTTCCCTACCTGGACACCGACGCCGTGCGGGCGATCGGCGTGACGCCAGGGTCGTGCGGACACGCCAACTACACCCGTGAGCAGTTGACCGAGATCGTGCACGCCTACTACCCGCTCGGCTGGCAGATGGCCTGCCACGTGCAGGGTGATCGTGGCGTCGACACCATCCTCGACGTGTACGCCGACGCGCTGGAGCGCTGGCCGCGCGCCGATCACCGGCTGCGGCTGGAGCACGTCGGGGCCATCACCGACGCGCAGCTGCGCCGCGCCCACGACCTCGGCGTGACGTGCAGCATCTTCGTCGACCAGATCCACTACTGGGGCGACGTGCTGGTCGACGGTCTGTTCGGGCCGGAGCGCGGCTCGCGGTGGATGCCCGCCGGGTCGGCCGTCGCGACCGGCATGCGCATCTCGCTGCACAACGATCCGCCCGTCACGCCGGAGGAACCGCTGCGCAACATCGCCGTCGCGAGCACCCGCACGGCACCCAGCGGCCGGGTGCTCGCCCCGGAGGAACGGCTCACCGTCGAGCAGGCGATCCGCGCGCAGACCCTCGACGCGGCGTGGCAGTTGTTCGCCGACGACGTGATCGGCTCGCTGGAGGTCGGCAAGTACGCCGACCTGGTCGTCCTGTCGGCCGACCCCCGCGCGGTGGCGCCCGAGGACGTCGCCGACCTCGAGGTCCGGGCGACCTATCTGGCGGGTCGGCGGGTTTACGCCAAAGCGGGTTGA
- the fadD8 gene encoding fatty-acid--CoA ligase FadD8 produces MSDSLLRHPIHSGHLTVGALKRNRDKPVLFLGDTTLTGGQLAERISQYIQAFEAVGAGTGAAVGLLSLNRPEVLMIIGAGQTQGYRRTALHPLGSLDDHAYVLSDAGVSSLIIDPNPMFTERALGLLEKVPSLTQILTIGPVPEALAGVAVDLAAEAAKYEPQPLVAADLPPDHIGGLTYTGGTTGKPKGVMGTVQSITTMTTIQLAEWEWPENPRFLMCTPLSHAGAAFFVPTIIKGGELIVLTKFDPAEVLRVIEEQKITATMLVPSMIYALMDHPDSHTRDLSSLETVYYGASAMNPVRLAEAIRRFGPIFAQYYGQSEAPMVITYLAKKDHDEKRLTSCGKPTLFARTALLDEDGKRVPQGEVGEICVSGPLVSGGYWQLPEPTAETFRDGWMHTGDLAREDSDGFWYIVDRTKDMIVTGGFNVFPREVEDVVAEHPAIAQVCVIGTPDEKWGEAVTAVVVLRPDAPTDDDAVARMTAEIQASVKERKGSVQSPKQVVVVDSVPVTALGKPDKKAVRAQFWAGAERRVG; encoded by the coding sequence ATGAGCGACTCCCTGCTGAGGCACCCCATCCACTCCGGTCACCTCACGGTCGGCGCGCTGAAGCGGAACCGGGACAAGCCGGTGCTCTTCCTCGGCGACACCACGCTCACCGGCGGGCAGCTCGCGGAACGCATCAGCCAGTACATTCAGGCGTTCGAGGCGGTCGGCGCGGGCACCGGCGCGGCGGTCGGCCTGCTGTCGCTCAACCGGCCCGAGGTGCTGATGATCATCGGCGCCGGGCAGACCCAGGGGTACCGCCGCACGGCACTACACCCTCTCGGCTCGCTGGACGATCACGCCTACGTGCTGTCCGACGCCGGCGTCTCGTCGTTGATCATCGACCCGAACCCGATGTTCACCGAGCGGGCGCTGGGCCTGCTGGAGAAGGTGCCGTCGCTGACGCAGATCCTGACGATCGGTCCGGTGCCGGAGGCGCTGGCCGGGGTGGCGGTGGACCTCGCCGCCGAGGCGGCGAAGTACGAGCCGCAGCCGTTGGTGGCGGCCGACCTGCCGCCGGATCACATCGGCGGGCTGACCTACACCGGCGGCACCACGGGCAAGCCCAAGGGCGTCATGGGCACGGTGCAGTCGATCACGACGATGACGACGATCCAGCTCGCCGAGTGGGAGTGGCCGGAGAACCCGCGCTTCCTCATGTGCACGCCGCTCTCGCACGCCGGCGCGGCATTCTTCGTGCCGACGATCATCAAGGGCGGCGAGCTGATCGTGCTCACCAAGTTCGATCCCGCCGAGGTGCTGCGGGTGATCGAGGAGCAGAAGATCACCGCGACGATGCTGGTGCCGTCGATGATCTACGCGCTCATGGATCACCCGGACAGCCACACCCGCGACCTGTCGTCGCTGGAGACCGTGTACTACGGCGCCTCGGCGATGAATCCGGTCCGGCTGGCCGAGGCGATCCGCCGGTTCGGCCCGATCTTCGCGCAGTACTACGGCCAGTCCGAGGCGCCGATGGTGATCACCTACCTGGCGAAGAAGGACCACGACGAGAAGCGGCTGACGTCGTGCGGCAAGCCGACGCTGTTCGCCCGCACGGCGCTGCTCGACGAGGACGGCAAGCGGGTGCCCCAGGGCGAGGTCGGCGAGATCTGCGTGTCCGGTCCGCTGGTGTCCGGTGGCTACTGGCAGCTTCCCGAGCCCACCGCCGAGACGTTCCGCGACGGCTGGATGCACACCGGCGACCTGGCCCGGGAGGACTCCGACGGCTTCTGGTACATCGTCGACCGCACCAAGGACATGATCGTCACCGGCGGGTTCAACGTCTTCCCGCGCGAGGTCGAGGACGTCGTCGCCGAGCATCCCGCGATCGCACAGGTGTGCGTCATCGGCACCCCGGACGAGAAGTGGGGCGAGGCCGTCACCGCCGTCGTCGTGCTGCGCCCCGACGCCCCGACCGACGACGACGCGGTGGCGCGGATGACCGCCGAGATCCAGGCGTCGGTGAAGGAGCGCAAGGGTTCGGTGCAGTCGCCCAAGCAGGTGGTCGTGGTGGACTCCGTCCCCGTCACCGCATTGGGCAAGCCGGACAAGAAAGCGGTCCGCGCGCAGTTCTGGGCGGGCGCCGAGCGGCGCGTCGGCTAG
- a CDS encoding FadR/GntR family transcriptional regulator, giving the protein MPLSTARRTGLVDQVIDQLRAAITAGEWPIGGRIPNETVLVETLGVGRNTVREAVRALAHAGILEVRQGDGTYVRATSEVSGALRRLCGAELRDVLQVRRGLEVEGARLAAAHRTPADVDELRALLGRRDACLASGDTDAFARADAEFHLAVVRSAHNPMLAELYRGLMEAITASVATTHEQPVEIVDHGVLFDHIAAGDVDRAARTAGELIDRILAGLPEARA; this is encoded by the coding sequence GTGCCGTTGAGCACTGCGCGCCGCACGGGCCTCGTCGATCAGGTCATCGACCAGCTCCGCGCCGCGATCACCGCGGGCGAGTGGCCGATCGGCGGACGCATCCCCAACGAGACCGTCCTCGTCGAGACGCTCGGCGTCGGCCGCAACACCGTGCGCGAGGCCGTCCGGGCGCTGGCGCACGCGGGCATCCTCGAGGTACGCCAGGGTGACGGCACCTACGTGCGGGCCACCAGCGAGGTGTCCGGGGCGTTGCGCCGGCTGTGCGGCGCCGAGCTGCGCGACGTGCTCCAGGTGCGTCGTGGGCTGGAGGTCGAAGGCGCGCGTCTCGCGGCGGCGCACCGCACGCCGGCCGACGTCGACGAACTCCGGGCGCTGCTCGGGCGCCGCGACGCGTGTCTGGCGTCCGGTGACACCGACGCCTTCGCGCGCGCCGACGCCGAGTTCCACCTGGCGGTCGTGCGTAGCGCCCACAACCCGATGCTCGCCGAGCTCTACCGCGGGTTGATGGAGGCCATCACCGCGAGCGTCGCCACCACCCACGAGCAGCCGGTCGAGATCGTCGACCACGGGGTGTTGTTCGACCACATCGCCGCCGGGGACGTCGACCGCGCCGCCCGGACCGCCGGCGAGCTGATCGACCGGATCCTCGCCGGGCTGCCCGAAGCTCGCGCCTAG
- a CDS encoding YciI family protein, producing the protein MARYMLIMRVDPRAEALMAEMEIDFDQVIESMGRFNEELIKAGVLLAGEGLTGPEEGFVVDFDADPPVVTDGPYTEAKELFNGFWILEVSSKEEAKQWARKVPLGPGVKLEVRRVSETDEFPLDNPWIRKEIAWKADLAEKLAAKARADADRLAR; encoded by the coding sequence ATGGCGCGGTACATGCTGATCATGCGGGTCGACCCCAGGGCCGAGGCGCTGATGGCCGAGATGGAGATCGACTTCGACCAGGTGATCGAGTCGATGGGCCGGTTCAACGAGGAGCTGATCAAGGCCGGCGTGCTGCTGGCCGGCGAAGGCCTGACCGGACCGGAGGAGGGCTTCGTCGTCGACTTCGACGCCGACCCGCCGGTGGTGACCGACGGGCCCTACACCGAGGCCAAGGAACTGTTCAACGGCTTCTGGATCCTCGAGGTGTCCTCGAAGGAGGAGGCCAAGCAGTGGGCGCGCAAGGTGCCGCTCGGGCCCGGCGTGAAGCTCGAGGTGCGGCGGGTGTCGGAAACCGACGAGTTCCCGCTCGACAACCCGTGGATCCGCAAGGAGATCGCGTGGAAGGCGGACCTCGCCGAGAAGCTCGCCGCCAAGGCGCGGGCCGACGCGGACCGACTGGCGCGGTAG